Genomic DNA from Caldicellulosiruptor hydrothermalis 108:
TCTATTAAGATTGCAGGCATTTTGGTAGCTCTCAGCACAAAAAAGTCTGCAAATTTAACTCCGCGATTTATGGTTTTAATTGACTCAACTATGCTTTTTTGTACCTCAATGGCCAGCAAAAATCCTCTCTGGCTGGTTTTGTAATAAAAAGTCTCTACACCTCTTGCAGATTCATTTTTACTGCTGTTGCAATGAATGCTGACAAAAATGTCCACTAAATTCTTGTTTGCTATATCACACCTTGCTTTTAAGTCCTCTTTAACACCTTTTTCTCCCCACGGCAAAATATCAGAGTCTCTTGTCAAAATCACTTTGGCACTTGTTCCATCTTCCAAGATGAATTTTAACTTCTTAGCAATTGCAAGTGTTATATCTTTTTCTCTGGTGTTGTTTTTCCCTATTGCTCCGGGGTCTTTCGCGCCATGACCTGGGTCTACACATACTTTCATCCTTTTCACCTCCTCAAAATCAGTGTATTCCAAATTCCGCATATTTGTGAAATTCAAAAAAAACGCTCAGAAATAAAAAAGTAGCTGCTATTTTGAGCAAAATAGCAGCTACTTTCTCCAAAATATCAAT
This window encodes:
- a CDS encoding N-acetylmuramoyl-L-alanine amidase family protein: MKVCVDPGHGAKDPGAIGKNNTREKDITLAIAKKLKFILEDGTSAKVILTRDSDILPWGEKGVKEDLKARCDIANKNLVDIFVSIHCNSSKNESARGVETFYYKTSQRGFLLAIEVQKSIVESIKTINRGVKFADFFVLRATKMPAILIECGFLSNPEEEKMLNNQNYQTQIALAIAKGIVNYQKNIDKA